The window tgagaagcaccaaacatgggatgtagaaaagtggaagaatgttttgttctctgatgagaaaaaaattaacctggatggtccagatggcttccaatgttactggcacgataaggatatcccaccagagatattttctacatgacacagtggagaagcttccatcatgatctggggtgctttctccttccatgaaacaatggagcttcaggttatacaggggcattaAACAGCAGTTGGCTttactggcatgttggagagagcatccttattgactgaaggccctcgcttgtgtggaagtgactggatctttcagcaggataacactgcaatccacaatgtccgcaggacaaaagtctttttcatggtgaataacatgattcttttggactatccaaTGTGTTTGCTCAAACtgaaaccccattgaaaatgtttgggggtggatggcgagggaagtttaaagaaatggacatcaattccacacagtgcatgatctttgtgaagccatcttcaccacttggaataacattccagtcagacttccgcaaacgcttatatcgaccatgccgaAGTGATTGTTTGAGGTTATTTGCAATGATGGtcgtgcaactcattactgaaacctcttgttcagcatttcctaccctgtttaggacttctttttgatatggtcttaaacttttgaccagctagtatttaggctaatttcatattgttcacaaatttcctattaaatgctaaaaaagttttttatttttattttctcttttcttattttcatctttcgaagctctactcaaataagtggttgagtctaacaatgcaaaatacatattttttcctttatattcattagccttaagatattggccagcagtgtatatattatcatcaatttttttaacatcaaatatACACACCAGATATATTATACACCAGTATAATGGTGTAGataacttgaaaattataatCACTGTTATTCCATACCATGTGTAGAATgatgtaaaaaaatttaaatatgctttatttgtttgctgataaACATatctacagaatgggctattGGTGCTGTGCCCAACACCCAGTATTTAGCAATGCAAACCTTCAGTTAGCGAGGAATCACTAGGAATGAATTAAATATGGAAGTTTTTAAGCAAAATTACTAATTaacatatctttaaaaataaatactttaaaggTGGAGATACATATACTTAAGAAAAAATAGTaggtaaaagttttatataatattttaaagataaatataaattgtagtTAAAAATATCTTTCCTTTGAAATAGTGAGCTTATCtggttttatattaatatttatcattgttttcatgtttactttTAATGTGATAATTTTTAAAGGTTTGATGCTTGCAATTTGCCTTTCCAAGTGgttattgtttttgtaacaaacaaTGTCCCCACAatgttactgtatttttgttCCAGTTTTAATAATGCTTTATTTATTGTTGTCTCTCTATGACTATTGCCTAAAATCTCTACTTATTACcatatttttgtatctttgttaatCCTCTGTAGTTatgattgtatattttttatcattgctATACTTTTATATTGTCAGGCCTCTGTAGCTTTTGTCTTATTTTAGTCGATAttcctgtttttgtttgtttgtgaactaCTAATTCTCtgttgtgttatttatatatatatatatatatatcagcccCCCATGCCTTTGTAGCTATAGTGTTACCAAATCTACTGGTGTGATCCTATAGATATTCTCCAATTTCTAAGGCCATtggtatgtgtgtatatttatcttaatttttattaacgTACTGCTGCATTATTCAGTAAACAAGAAATACCACCAACTGTAGAACTAACTACACTAAGTTAGTATGCACTTTAATACAATAAACATAGGTCTCGTACAACTATGtattataaagtaataagaaCACTCTGAAGTCTGTACAGATTGATGAACAGGATCTACAACCTGcagaaaacaaacttattttagtgTCTCTAAAAGCATTTACAATACgtttaaattcaataaaatcaaAATCAGGAAAGTCAACTCAACtgaattttaagttatatattccCTTTCCCTATTCTAAATGCAAGAATACAcacatcttaaaatatatttatttatacctgTTTAATTCTTTTTCCTTGTATGAGGCTTGTACCACTACCACTGTACTATTGTTTTCTATAATAACTAACTTTCATATCAAAACATGCTACATAAGTTACTCCTCTTGTTTCTTTCTCcaaatatgttttgaaatgtttttacactGAGAAACTCATACCTCTAATATCACCTAAGGTAATAATCAATGATTGTGGAAAAGGCTGCAAAACCAGCTGCTCCAACAACACCAGCTTTAATTCCagctaaagaaaaatatttgagcTTTATTATTTAGACACACATAAGAAGACAGATCCTTTTCCTTATATTCTTAATAAAGAAAGACAACATACTCAAACTACTAAAAATTAAAGGCATAAAGTACATATTATATATAAGTAATACACACATCTTATTTGctataaatgatatttaaaaccACAAATATTACCTAAAAATAAGTTTGCTTGCAAACTTTAAACTATTTTCCACACACAAAGCACAAATGTATCattaataattcttattactTCATGGTTAATTAATTATGATTTtgcaatatattaaaatgaagtaaaaatattgagCAATTCCTGATATAACAAGGcctttatttgaaaacatttatcttTTCCTATGCTGCCAGTgggaaaacaaaacagatatatttTACTAGGACTTGGAGCCTTGTAATTATAGTTTGATgaataacaacataaaattttGAGTTAAAGCTAAAGTTAAAAATCCTTAAAAACTCAAAGAGAAAGAATAACATGTTCTCTCAAAGTTATCCTTCCACCCAGTTAAATTATTAgccaaaacattaaaaacaaatatattaaacactggttGAAACACTGTGTTAACACCATCAGTTTCATTGTAAGGATACATCAGGTTTCTCTTGTGAACAGTttctgtaacaaaatatgataggatatttttttttctttacactatTAAAGTTTTCCATTAATACTGCTTAAACCAACTGCTTATGCTACTTATGATTTGTCACACCATTCACTTAAGCTTTATTTCCTCTATAGGGAGCCAAAGGCTGCCTGTAGGGGTTACATTTTAATCATTCACACCACTATACAATACTATGTTGCCTATTAATCAATCAatacactaaaatgacatcaTGTAAGGGACAATTAACTTTGCAATTGGTACTGTCATGTCAGTAAAATGTGTGCATACCATGAATCATGAAAAGAATTATGCACTAtgtaggttacaacacagcatTACATTTGACCTTTACAGTTTCTACTTGTATTCTTTATTTACCAAATCATTGATATCAAAGgtaactgaataaaaaaacagaaaacacacACCTCTAAGTCCAATAATTCCACCTGTAACAGCTCCAGCTAATGTACCATTCTTCCAGTCATTTTTAGCTCTGTGCTAAAAAGGtacatttacataaaattacCGAGTGAGAAAAGCATACAAGAAAGTAGTTTTATTTCAGAGCAAGTTAGACACAAGTTAAAGGCATATAAATGAGCTGATAAAGATAAAGAGTTAAGAATTTCCAAAGAAATGAAGACAAACACAGATATGCAATAAAGCTGGTGAAAGTTTTTTAATGTAAgttatttttctctaaataaataaaatcaaacaacattttggtaatattaaattcttctaatttctaaaaatttgaaattaacaaatttcATACTATctggttatatataatatatagattCAACATTTATAGCAATCATTGAAAGAAAGCTTAAAACCTTTAGCAAACAGAACACTCAAATAATCTGTACAaacatttctatttcttatttaaaatgataCACAATGCTTTTTGCCAGCAAAGAATGAGCTTTATATTTTTTGATAGCCTTTccattgaaatataacaaatattaatttttcataaaactttttatattgttaaatgagacgctgctttatttttcttactgGAAATCTGTATAGGGCTAGAAAAGAAAGATTTATTAATcattaaacagtattattttgatatattatatacaacACTGATTCCAATATCTTCTTTACTTTGTCCattataatacagtgtttttcaaCCTATAAATGATATACTCACACTTTCAATCATGCACTCAGTTGCTGCAAACATAGCACCAATGATAGCAAAATTTTTGGCATGTGATAATGTCTTAACTTTCATATCTCGTAAAACCTGTCGAGCTGTTTGTTGTTGAGCATTGACACCAGCAATATTGGGGTCTACACTAGCAGAGAACAAACCAATAGCTCCACCAAGCCCAAAACCTACaagaattaaaaagtcattttGAGATGATATATGTAAATGTAGTCATGAACTAAATTGAACCATATGAACCACACAGATGTATATACAGAAACCTAAATCtacattttaaaacagtaatcCACAAGAATAAGCAATTAAAGTGCTAGATtaaattagcaaatgaaaatttATACTAAAAGCAGATCAAATCTGtgcaaaataaatgaaagttgtttcttctttgtatttttttttttacagtgtggTTAGATTAGTTTTCCatatacagttttacacattaaATATGATGACTgcaattataaaagtaaaacaaaataagctatttcagttaaaataaacacCTCTGTAAATTACTGTTTtaatcaaacacatttttcaataCAAAGGTCCCAAGATATTAAGTCTATTAAAACTATGGTCTTATATTGCATAtgcataattattttttctttcatatgaAAGAGGTTTGTCACACTGAAGACACACCCTAAGGAACTTGTGTACAATGTCAGGAAACCTACTGAAATGGTTTAACCATCCAAAGGCATATAGAAAATGTTTAGTACATAAAAACCTTTGTAACTAAAAATTGCAGCAAATTATCTAATGAAGAGAAATCaatatagaactttatataaCTCTCAGCACAAAGCTGTAAATGCATGTAATATAAAATCCTTCAAggctttcctttcaaactgacccttgagaaaaagtaaataaaaattaaacccacttttcatttttatttcccTCTTAAAATGTTGATCTGGTTCCCATTTCTGttgataacaaattattttataggCTGACTACTctgtttaaaaaccaaaacctaTCTTATATAGAAGCAAGTCTGCATCATTTCTAGGAGCCAAGTGTGCCTAAATTAATTTCACTACTGTTTGTACCAAGAAATAATGGCTGTCTGTGCCTCCATtatccactttttttttcttttctccaaGTTTCTcaaagtaattgttttatttcaattctaGGCAACAAATTACGTTTTTGAGAAAGTTTCACTAAGAAATTAATTCTGGTAGCAAAATTTCAGGTGTGGTTTCCATGTGCAGAATCAGGAGTGCATTCAAACTGTCAGTTGGCCAGTTCAACACCTagccttgtgtgtgtgtgtgcattttcttatagcaaagccacattgggctatctgctaagcccactgaggggaatcaaacccctaattttagcattgtaaacccatagacttactgctgcacTAGCAAGAGACAACCTAGCCTTGTGTCTTATTTTGAGCTGTTAAGACAAGAATACAAAATATCTGTAGCTCTGtgaactttatttaattaataattaaaattgtagTGTACAGAAACATATAATGTATCCATTAAAATTTTACTCAAATTCACCTGTTGTCTGCTGTTCTATGCAGCACAGCAGGCATCCTTTAATGACAAATGCATGTTTAGGTTGTGTTGGGATGTCATCCAGTTACACACAGCCCTCTTCCCTACAGATAACTGGTATTTTCAGTCTGTTTTAACAAATACTTTTTGCAATACTTTTGAAGTATAGGCTTTTACTAATTTTTGACTAAATTTTCATAAGCATTTATAGGACGTGAATGCACTTCTGTGTCTGTAGCAGAAAACTGTCAAATTTAAGGAGCTATTCAAGTCTATGTAAGTGATTGAATTTAACTAAAATGAGAACAATCAAAAGAGAATGAATTATAGGTGAAGAAGTGTAATTTAACTGGTGTATCTCACAAAATTTTTAGAAACTGAGCATTACTGAATGACACTTGACTTTTTTGATTAACAACTTTCATAAGTTTTCATGATAATGTAATTAAATGTGACTCTCTTCTAAAACAAAGaacttaaatatattgaaaaatgttacttagattaaacaataagttaactAATGAGTTGCACCTGTTCCTTGATTATTCACTATTTCTGTAATCTCTGATGTTTTGCTTTCCCTGGGCAAGTGCATACAGTTGAGGCACCatagtatatttatttactttcacagcaATGAGTTCATGTCAAAAATCACAGGATTTCAACAAACACTTGAACTGTAGTCCTGTCtgagtttaaacatttcaaagatTGGTTAAAATGaaggaaagaagaaaacaaaatggtgcagaattagtaatgtgttgtAAAACCACACATCATTTGCAGTTCCTAGGATATGATATGAGTTAAAAGATATTCTAACTGaccattattttttattgacttatgtttttagatatttaggcaaactaaacaacacaatatcCAGATATTGAATCTGCAGTGATATCAATACCTCGTTGGATTATCGTCTAGCACAGCATCCACCAACCAATTGGAAAACACAACTGTAATGCTGACAATGAACCATCTTCATTCTCATCTAGTAATCCTGTTCCTGTGGCACCTCAATATAAGCATGGTCTCTTGACACCTGATCTATATAATCTAAAGGAATTTGTTGCATCTCATTTACAGCATTGGAATTTATTAGATTCAGATTGAAGAGCTTCTATTTATTGAAACCACCATCAAAGTCTTACTTCTCACTGCAAAATGcaagatattttgtatttctgtacaaatgttgatatACTAATGGAAAATTAGGCAATGAATATCATCCTCAAAAATGGAGACTTTAATCGAGTAATCTATAGTTGGCCTGAAAGCCATAATTTTGCACAATGGGAACACTAAGCCATTGATTCTTATTGCTCAAGTTGTGAACATTAATGAAACTTAAAGCATGAAGATTATACTTGACATCTTCACATATGATCACCAAAGGTGGAACATATCTGGTAATCTAAATGTTACGGCACTCCTGCTAGAGTTGCAGAGTGGGTATACTAAACATTGTAAAATTTAAACTTCAACCCTCACCTCACCCattttttcttcatacttttaacaCTATAAATAATAGCAATTAAGTTTATTCTTGAAtagtttgtttatctttaaaatggtTATATAACCAGggattatattatttatgacaATCACCTTCTGAGTTTTGGGCATTATGTTTGCAAGCCCAAATGTGTACTGTTATTTATTCAATACTTATTGATTTGCATTTGCAGGAAAGAGAAATCTTTGTCTAAAACACTATCTGTTGCATTTATTGTGGTCATTAACATCATTAGACTAATGATAATACTAATGAACTTCTTTCAGTACAtgacaaagtaaagggtttgggAAGCTTGATTACAGTTTTTAGAATTTCAACATTCTCTGGAacccataaataaatatataagatgtCTTTAAAAAC of the Tachypleus tridentatus isolate NWPU-2018 chromosome 13, ASM421037v1, whole genome shotgun sequence genome contains:
- the LOC143237826 gene encoding mitochondrial import inner membrane translocase subunit Tim22 → MERSSASGNLGESILKLQDDQQNTQNISLSELTNILIGPNKKPRENLIIPTGIGPHRFKTKEEVMVEAAFESCMFKTVMSCVLGFGLGGAIGLFSASVDPNIAGVNAQQQTARQVLRDMKVKTLSHAKNFAIIGAMFAATECMIESHRAKNDWKNGTLAGAVTGGIIGLRAGIKAGVVGAAGFAAFSTIIDYYLR